The window aatttgcattttgaaaattatatcaaGTAGAAAATTTGTAGTTCTGATACAGATcaaaggttaaattacttgctttGGTATTTACTCTACAACTGTGGTGCAATTTCATTTACCCACACGTGACAGTATTATAACTGCTGGGAAAGTAgccaagaggaaaaggaaggtcTCTTGAATGTTAACTGACAAACTTATGTATATAAAGttataatagaaaaagaacagaaaactAAATCATGACTATATGTAACTTTTCTCATTTCTGATAAGGtgacactttaaagtttgaaaagaggCTTTACCTAAATGAATATCTAGAGATTGTTACTTGAAgacattgggggaggggggtagttatttttaaaagattctcaATAGAGAAGTGGGGCTGACCATCTAGTTGTGAAAAAAATCATAgcttacattatatttattagaAGAGGTAAgtacatggggcggctaggtggcgtagtggataaagcaccggccctggagtcaggagtacctgggttcaaatccggtctcagacacttaataattacctagccgtgtggccttgggcaagccatttaaccccatttgccttgctaaaaaaaaaaaaaaagaagaggtcaGTACAATAAATCTCAACATACctaattttctgtaaaataataaaaacagaggtcaataataataatatatgtattagtaagtttccattttaaaagaaattcatttcttaCCCAAATAGAGAATTTATAAATATAGTCGCAAAAGCAATTCTAGGTTAAAATCTTTCTAAGTATTTAGTCCTAAAAATAATTGGCACCTAGAAGAgtcctttttgaaaattttaccaAAGAAAATCATCTTCAGGGCCCTCTGAAACCATGGGTAGAAAAATGCATAAACCATTGGATTCAAGGTAGAATTTAAATAACCAAACCAAATCAATACATCATTTAGATATGGTGGAATGGTGTAATCTATAAAAGGATCAATGACTGTGCAGAGAAAGAATGGGCAccaacagatgagaaaaactccCATCACAATCCCTAAAGTTTTTGctgctttcttttccttgcttcGTGAGAGTTGCTGTTTCTCTTCAAATCTATTTTGGATCTTCTGGTTTGAATTTTTTATTGACTTGGCTTGCCCTTTTGCAATGAAATATATCTTTCCATAGATACACAGCATAATAGATCCAGGAATATAGAAGGAAGTCATGAAGGCCAGGATGCCAGATATCCTGctgaaaaaaacaaagcaacctCCTTTGCAGTGAATGTTCTTATAATATAGCTCTTCAGATCCTTTTAAATTTAGTTCCAGAAAAATCATCCCAAAAGCAAAAATGGCAGGGACAGTCCAACTTATTGCAATCATCACAAGTACAACCAAGACACTGATCTTGGTTTTATATCTTAGTGGGTCACACACAGCATAGTAGCGGTCAATAGAAATGAAGGACAAGTGGAAAATTGATGCTGAGCTTAACATAATATCTGTGCTTGTGTGAAGTTTGCAAAAGACCTCTCCAAAATACCAGCACTTTTCAACTGATCTCACCATGCTGTAAGGCATGACCAAGCATCCCAACAGAAAGTCAACAGTGGCCATGGAATTGATTAACATATTGGTTGGAGTGTGAAGTTGTTTGAAATGTGATATGGAGATAATAACCATAAGATTTCCAGCCAATGTAGTGAGAATCAAGAGTATCATTAAACAGTACATGGGAATGCGGATGACATTTGTCCAACTGTTCTTTATACAGGAACCATTTATGGCTTCATAACAAAATGACATTTTCTCAAGCAAGGTGTTTGAACCAGACTATTGTGGACTTGGTGCATGAGATGCTACCTGAGCAATTAGTTCCAGGTCTATAATCAGAgtagaattgtttctttccaaTTGAACATACCCATCCAAAACACCTGAAAGAAGAGAAATCTATATCATGAATATGCCTTGTTACCCTCGCTACTGATAAAAGGGTCCATAAAGTATAGATGAAGTTTAATCTACTTTGAAAAGAATTTCATCTccaaaaaattgttaaaattggTTGATAACtgaagattttaaagaaaaaaactgaaaaatattttaaatgttcctttagCACAGAAGTTGTATTGTCAACCCAGTGGCTACTATTACAACAGTTGAATTCACATAgccattttttatttaaaacagaTTCTTTTTCTAGAATGGACGTATTACACCTGATATTCAAACTTTCAGACTAGAACAGATAATGTCTTCAACAATGTGTTATTATTGTGGAGCACTTTTGGACATGCAACTTTAGAGGAAGATTGGTATAAGTGGTTAGACAGTAGGTCTTTGAATTAGGAGGAAAGGAATTTAggtccttcattattttttttccttctagtccTGTGATCatgagcaactcacttaacttctcagtaccCTCAAGAAACTCTTTAAGACTATGTATTTATAATGTCTTTCTAATCTGCACTGATGGAAAGTTTCCACACAAGGGATCTGAATAAGATCACAGGTTCCAACCaaaataatattaacattaataataattttaaaaactctttaaGATCTCAAAGAAACATTCTTCTGCTAGCAAAAATATGACATACTCATGACATACTCTAGTACTTCAGGAAAGAAGGGGAGGTTATAAATCAAAAAGTGCTTCAAAGACTTACATTTTTTCTGAAAGTGCTTAACCATGACAACATGCCATAAATAGACCATCTTTTGAACCCTTTCCTCACTGGAAGTGATGCTTCCAATTAAGTTTATTGGTAAATTGATATTTCAGAGAATCATAGCTCCAATTTAATAGTAgaagttaaattaaaaattggATTTACTTTGTAAAAATTTACTTTGCTGCCAACTTGGCTAAAACATTACTCCATTTAACAATAATATATTTTGTGAGGGGACAAAGGGTGTTTTGAAAAATTATTCCATTGAGTGGAAAAGTATAAAGCATCCTCCTTTCCCTCAATTTAATACATCTCTAATCTCATTAGTATAAGTACTCCTTCTAACAGTACACCTTGCAACCTTTCTATGCCCTTTTCTTATATGAGACTAGTCCATATTTGCCTGAATATTATCCACAGAGGGTCTACCCAACATAGTAAAGGCCTTTTCCTGGCTCTCTTGGCACTGGATCCCCAGAGCATTATTGACTCTAATAGTCAGATTGTTGGCCAACCCGACTCCATTTCTAGTTATACATCACTAAGGATACTTCTGTTCATTCCTCATTAATTAGGTTTGCCTAGATTCAACTAAGTATAGCATCACCCATATTTCTCTGATGACTATGCAGCATCAACAGAATACTGATGttaaaaaagatggactttgttTCAGGAAGGAGTCTGAGGTCACTATTTGAAACAGATACCACTATTCACAATGATTTCAACAGAACCATACTTGTCAATACCACTTTGGGAGAtcatatgtttaaaatatattgcttttaacatttaaatttttaaatgtacaataTAAACAATGAATGATTTTGCTTAAAATAAATAGACTTGTTTAAATAAAGTATCTATCATAGTATTATgaattgcccagttatttaagatTGGTATGGAATGATGTTTAATTCTCTTTTAGTTTCTCATATGTCTGTCTATAAATAAGAACTATGATGTAGGGAAAAGAATACTAGTGATCTGGTTTTTGGTACCTATTCTACTACCTGAGTGACCTGAACAAGGTACCTGACCTCTTTTTTCTTGTACCCACCATAAAGAAGCTGAACATCCAAGATGATCTTTATGGTCCCTTCAAATTCTtgtgttctatttttttccaattgttagagtcatgtctgactctttgtgaccccttttggggtttccttggcaaagatactagtgtgGTTTGCTGCATCTCTTTTCAACTCATTTCTGTGTCTGAAGTCACAAAGATGATCCTTTCTGACTCCTGGATCAGCACTTTATCCAATGTACCATCTAGTTTCTCCTTGTGTTCTATATatctattaaaaatacaaaatactaacttcaatgaaattcttttcttcagaagATGATTTAGATTGGCATTTTTAACAGGTCTATGAACTAAcaaaaaattttgataattttatttcaatataattttcttttgtatttttatttcatctatttaaaacattattttgggaAGGTATCCAAAGGAGTttatgaaagaaagaaggtaacAAGACCTGGTTTATTCTGGAtcactttagaaaaaaattcttattcagTTAATTAGGATATAAACCTTTAGATGTCCATCTTTTATATCTGGATGGAAAGAGCAAACAATAGATACCATCAGAGAGATAAAACTACTAGAACATAGTTCCTAGTACCTATTtcgtgtttaataaatgtttatttgattgggagaaaattcaaaataagtctTGAAAAGTGGATAAGATTCAATTAAGTAGAAAGGAGGCAAGGGAGATTAGCTATGGAAAGTTGGGAATTCTCACTATGTTTTAAGAATAGTGGCTATACTATTATTCTAGGTTTCATGGAGCAAAAGAAAATGTCAGAAAGATAGGATTAGAATTTATATTTCAGAACATGAATCAGGATACAATAATGGATAATATTTCAGACCCATTATTTTGCAAGTTAGAGAAGAAATCTGAGTGTGAGTTGGGTGGTAAAAGAGGGGAAAGTATCAGTGGGGGAAGAGAACAGCTGAGGAAATGGGAGGTGGGGACAACTAAAAGAAGACATGACAATAGAGCATGAaaataagaaaggcaaaagaaaacaaaatttcaggtttttttcaaaCAAGACCCAGAATGTAATGTGGGCTTAATTCCAAAGTTGTTAGAAGCTCCATAATTACCACCTCCTTTCCAACAATAAAAGAGTTTTCTAGAAAGATTAGGGTAAAAGGTAAAGAGGCAGAGATCCTTGATAGGGAGACAGTCCCCCTGGAATAATGATAACATGAACCTGTGCCACCAAACAGAGATTGTATTACTGAGTCAGTAAGTAAACTGATTTTACTGTGGGAATCACAATGCCAAatacaaatacatttattttattagatatattatatagagagagagagaaatgaaaatgaatgagaaacaaaacaagacaaaatgtGTTGACCAAAAGAATTACAATTACATTTACATATTACAATTCCATTGCATAGATTTGCATAAAGTTAACATTAAATAGTAAAAATACAACTAAAGTAAAATCAAAAGTGTTATACTTAAATAGGACATATATCATAGTTGTTACATTTCTCTAAACCAAAATGCAAAGAATATGGTAGTTAGAAataccttaacaacaacaaaaaagttccTTTTGTAAAGGCCACATTAAAAGTAGATGTTTTTTAACTTAGGATTGTCCCCCAAAATCAGGAatatataatcatcatcattacaaGGGACACATATGATGGAGTGATCTTTTTAAGTTACAtataaagtgtatatatatatatatatatgtatatatatacacattaaatattatctttttaattgtGCAAATATACCATTATTTATAATACTCATACACATACAACTGGGTGGAAGGGCAGGAAGGAAATGTTTTAAAACTAAATGATAGTTTAACttcaaaattagagaaaaagaaatatttttaaaagtctaagaaaaaacataaatttgCTTTAaggataaaaatttcaaatagaaatttaattGTGTCtataaaaattcaacattttaacattattcttggtaattaaataatttattctgaATCTGATTTCTGTAAAATCTGGACAACCTCCTTGATATGCTattctttccttgatttttcaaGATTGGTAGACAATTTGCAATGTTTTATACCTGCCAGCATTTTATAAGTCAATattcaaaaagaataaatatttttaaaagacatatttATAAAGCAATCTGTTTTCAAGAATGTAAATATTCCTTTAGTTCAATGGTTGACGCTAAAGAAGTTAAAGTCTATTAAACAGCTGTAATTGCAGAGTTTTGTAACTCTACATTAAATTAatctaaattttttatatatattgatCATTACCCCCCTgccatttgattttattttatataaaacataatcCCTCTCCCTCTGAATTGTCACTGGAGTCCTTTAGCTCTATTTCCTCTTTAGTGACTGTCCACAAACATACCTTCTCAGGAGTAGGTGGAACACAGTCAGAGAGAGCAGAAAGTAACAAATGTGCGTGAGTGAAGAGTTCATATGAATCCACAGACCTAACTGCTAGTGATTTGAGCTCGCTGCTACTTAACAGTGGGCTGGATGACAGAATGACGTAAATATTAAACACTGGAAAAAAGATAAGCTGATAATAAATCTTTCTGAAGACAAGCTCACAGGActgaaaacaataaatgaaaaagcttgTTCAAAAACAGAAAcaggggagaaagaaatgagcaaactAAATAAACACATGGATGttacaatttacttttttaaaaaaaattaaatatctgcCATTTGAGCAGACTTGAGTGTGAGTTGGATGGTAAAAGAGGGGAAAGTATCAGTGTGGGGGCAGGGAACAGCTGAGAAAATGGAAGAGAGGGGACAACTAAAAAAAGACATGACAATAGAGCATGAaaataagaaaggcaaaagaaaacaaaattttactttttttaaacaagacttgaaaaatttgtcttattttcatttacttgAATGATCTCAACTTGGTAAATGTCTGACATGTTAAAGTAACTCACATTTAAAACACTGAATTGAAATAAATACCCAAGTTGTCTATTAATCAAGGTCAAATATTGCAATGTGTCCAAGATAATAATGAGCAAATCAAAATAGCTTTCCCTTGCATCAATTATATCACCTATTTGGTATCTAATATATAATCAACAAATcttacaaatggaagaaaacaaccTTCTAAGAGTTCAGGGACTTATTTACCCCCGAAAAAATCAGCTTTGCCCCATATGTGACCAAGTAAACTTTCTGGGATTTTCTGCCTAATCAAAATGGTTGGTTTGGGACAGTAGATACTGGTAACTGTTTATGCAATTGTGCCTGCCTGGGTTTAAGCAGTCAATGCCTCACTTGTGGAAATTAATTATCATAAGATTTGTTTAGATGGGTAATAATCTAAAGGAAAGACTGAGATGGAAGGGAGTAATCCAAACAAGGCTCCTGAAAGGTCCAAGATAGCTTGGTGACAAAAAGAACAGAGGAGCAATAAACATTCTAGCCTGGGATCAAATAATAAGCAATGTTAGTTCACTCTAAAATGGGCAACTTACTCTTTAAATCTTCCTCCCAGCTTTCAGTCAGTCCCACTGCTTGAGAAATGTGTCGAAATTTTTATTCAGCCCAGGAATATGCAAAGTTGGGTAAGGTTATATCTTTGAAGCAAATGAAGAACTCCAAGGAGGCCAGGAAACCAAATACCTCTTTACCTCGATACTCCACCCTTAGTATTTGGGAACTTTGTTGTACATTTTTCACTTCCACTGCACCCCCAACCCCAACTTTAGTCTTCTGACCAGAGATTTCCCAGAAAATATTAGCTTTTGGGTTACCTCATGAGTCACCTCAAGATTGgacacttccaagactttggagATAAGACcttttagaaaaagaagagaatttcctAAGCAGCACTGCCTTTtgggataataatgatgatgaaagaaggtgtgtgtgtgtgtgtgtgtgtgtgtgtgtgtgtacacacatatttgtgtttatgtatacatatatctgtagatatgtatgtatgtacatatgtatacttTAAGGattccaaagcactttacatttgttttatcatttgattcttaagtaggggctattattatatttattttgcaattcAAGAATCTGATGCAGttttaagggacttgtctagATCACACAAATAGTTATCTCTGGGGTCTcatgtgaactcagatcttttttgcttccaggtccagtgctttatacTCTATGACATGCCtgatatatatagttatttaaaatGATTGTATAAGAAGTGGAAACTCCCTTTTCCCC is drawn from Macrotis lagotis isolate mMagLag1 chromosome 5, bilby.v1.9.chrom.fasta, whole genome shotgun sequence and contains these coding sequences:
- the TAAR1 gene encoding trace amine-associated receptor 1, with the protein product MSFCYEAINGSCIKNSWTNVIRIPMYCLMILLILTTLAGNLMVIISISHFKQLHTPTNMLINSMATVDFLLGCLVMPYSMVRSVEKCWYFGEVFCKLHTSTDIMLSSASIFHLSFISIDRYYAVCDPLRYKTKISVLVVLVMIAISWTVPAIFAFGMIFLELNLKGSEELYYKNIHCKGGCFVFFSRISGILAFMTSFYIPGSIMLCIYGKIYFIAKGQAKSIKNSNQKIQNRFEEKQQLSRSKEKKAAKTLGIVMGVFLICWCPFFLCTVIDPFIDYTIPPYLNDVLIWFGYLNSTLNPMVYAFFYPWFQRALKMIFFGKIFKKDSSRCQLFLGLNT